The sequence GAGCAGCTTCAACAGATGGCGGTGTACCAAGAGTAGATGCACGCTAATGGTAACGACGCTGCTGCTAGTAGTGACCCTGCTAGAGGGGCACCAACATCACCGCCTAGTCTGCTGCCTTAGTAGGACCAGAGAAATGATGACGATGACTATCAGGATCCATAGTGATTAGGATTTTGTTATAAACtattttattatgtattttatttatttgactttttattttattcgtagacttgatatttaataaaataaaaaaaatgaaatttgactactaattgtattaaaaaaaacaaaaaattgaatttaTCGTCGGTTTTATCGGGAGAAAAATCTGATAGTAATTAGGTGGGAAACAAAATAGTGTGGTGCCAAAATTACCAGCAAAAAAGTTCCGCCAATAATCAAATAGATTTTGGGCAAAGAATTTGTCGCAAAATTTGCCGATAATTACTGTTGGATTTTACAATCTAATAGTAATAATTATTGCCGACGGTTATACCGTCGGATTGTTTTGGACGATAAATTTATCGATAAATATCTTATTGatcaattatttttgttattccgTGAATAAATCCAAGAGTATTCAATATTTTTTCTTAGTGAAAAAATAATAGTCATTTTTGCTAGCCTCATGATAACTCGGGAGGCGAAATTGGTGGTTTAATAAACATTTATAAGTTTATAATTGCTTCTTATTTAATAAATCATGTGaaattagtttatttattttatactttATTAATTGAAAACTCGTTTGCATTatcataaaatattaaaattaataaaacagTTTTGAAATTATTTGTTTATATTATTTGGTATTTCATAGTTAAATTTCTTTAAGTAAAATCATTAtagtttaaaataattagtttgtGCTTCTAAATATCAACTTAAAAAATATTGTTCATAATTATAATATGAAATTAAGCGATTAAGATCTTTTAAAGTGAAAAAGTAATATAGTGATAAAGTAATCGGTTAGTCCTGCTTAAATTAAAATAACGACGTTCACATAGATTGAAAATTATAAATTCAATAGTGATtaatctctttaatttattaattattactttatcaatttttttacttCAGAATatctaaattcaaaataaagatagaaataaataaaaatagaaaaatggaTCTTTGATGGTATTTAAAGAAAAGGAAAGCTAAATATATTCAATGAAGAATGATTTACAAAACTACTATAaccaccaaagaaaaaaaaagggaccATTTAACAACTTAATACTATGACCTCCCATTATCACAAAGAAGCTCTGCCAATGCATACAGCAAAGTACAATATAGATATAATTTGCTAAACAACATTAAATAACTGAATAGAATAACACTCAGAATTATCAAGTAAGTGGTATATATTGGCAACAAATATACATTAACAATCCTAAGAAGATCAAACAAAAATATGTGTTTGAAAGTGCTAATGTACTAACAACTCAGCTACCAAAACATGTCCATAATATGCCTTAGAAGACCGTTGATGAATATGTTCATCTAGGTTTCAACAATGAGACAGATGCTTCATTTATGGAAGAAGTAGTATCCCTTCTTTCACGATCGGTAGATACTTCATGTATCAAGAAACCAGGTTCCTTTGGTTGTGGCAGTGTGTTCTCATTGTTCAACATCTTAACCACCGATGTAATTGTTGGTCTATCATCCGGATGCCGTTGCAAACATAAAAGACCAATATGAATGCAACGAAACATTTCTGTTGGAACAATAAATGATGATGAATCCCTTAAACATTCATCAATCAATTCGTTTAAGTTGCCTTCATTCCACAACCGCCATGCCTATAATAACACAATTCAATCACTTGTTACTTACATCAACTTCATAATTATAATAACGGAAAttaaaatggctaattaattgACTTACATGCGCCATGAGATTATAAGTATTGCCAGAATAGGTAagtcctttatttttctttccacTTATAATCTCTAACAGTAGTATACCAAAGCTAAATACATCCGATTTTGTGGAGAACAAGCCATCAATAGCATATTCTGGAGCCATATAACCACTAAAAACAATAACAACATGAttagtttgattttcaatcattgCATAATAGAGAAAATTATATAATCAAAGAACGTACTATGTTCCAACAATTCTATTCGTATTCCCTTCATCTTGATCTCCCCTGCGCAATCTTGCCATGCCAAAGTCCGAAATCTTTGCATTCATATTCTGGTCTAATAAAATATTACTTGCTTTAAGATCTCTGTGTATAATTCTTAATCTGGAATCTTGATGAAGGTAGAGAAGCCCTCGAGCAACTGCACAAATGATGTCAAAGCGCTTGCTCCAATCCAAAATTTTGCTTTGAGTTGGATCTGATATATGATTGTCCATCATTGATGTTAGTTCTTTGGCGAAAGATAACGGGACAGAACACTAGAAGGAACTATAAAATAAAGAAGTTTAGGTtttgaaaagaaattaaatatATATGTGCACTAACCAAAAAGAAACAAGTCTAGACTATTGTTAGACATGTATTCATAAACTAGCATTTTCTCATCTCCTTCAATGCAGCATCCAAGAACCCTGACAAGATTCCGATGTTGAAGTTTAGCACACAGTATTACTTCATTCTTAAATTCAATCATTCCTTGTGTAGAACTTCCTGAAAGTCGTTTAACTGCAATTTCTTGTCCAGTTGCAAGTGCACCCTGTATTTTCATAGTACAAGCAAGATTGGAAGCTAAttcatttttataaaattattcatGCCTTATATTTTACAATGGTAAAAGCTTACATCTATTTTGGCTTCACGTGAGTTAATAGTTGAGAACTGTTAGATGATAATTTGGTTAAATATATCAATTCATTTAATGATTTTCGATTATCAACTTTGCATTATAACAACTGCATATGAGTCTCTAATTTTTACTATTGGATGACTTAGGActcctaataattttttttgtatttacctTGTATACTGGCCCATATCCTCCTTCTCCAATTTTATTGTCGATTGAGAAGTTATTAGTGGCCTTCACTATTGTATCAAGGTCGTAGATGGGAAGCTCTAAatcttcttgtgttctttccTCTTTATTTTCTTCTGGCATGGTTTTCTCTTTATAAAAGAaaatcatcatcaaggaaaatcAAGATTATGTGAGCTCTACGTTATTCCAAATGTTCAACTGGGTATGGATATGATATAttgtatatattaattaattaaacaaatatattaaaaagaaaacaaattaaagaaaagtttacCTTGACGTTTCTTTCGGATTCTATAATAAACGCAGAAGATTAGAAGTAGCGCACAGAGTACTATTGGAAGTGTGATAGAAAGTGCTAACACGATAGTCTTCTTTTTGGAATCTGCATTAAACGAaagtatttgataaaaaaaaaattagtccaAAACAatcgatttattttatttaacatttattaattattataataattaataaatattaaataaaataaattataaNNNNNNNNNNNNNNNNNNNNNNNNNNNNNNNNNNNNNNNNNNNNNNNNNNNNNNNNNNNNNNNNNNNNNNNNNNNNNNNNNNNNNNNNNNNNNNNNNNNNNNNNNNNNNNNNNNNNNNNNNNNNNNNNNNNNNNNNNNNNNNNNNNNNNNNNNNNNNNNNNNNNNNNNNNNNNNNNNNNNNNNNNNNNNNNNNNNNNNNNNNNNNNNNNNNNNNNNNNNNNNNNNNNNNNNNNNNNNNNNNNNNNNNNNNNNNNNNNNNNNNNNNNNNNNNNNNNNNNNNNNNNNNNNNNNNNNNNNNNNNNNNNNNNNNNNNNNNNNNNNNNNNNNNNNNNNNNNNNNNNNNNNNNNNNNNNNNNNNNNNNNNNNNNNNNNNNNNNNNNNNNNNNNNNNNNNNNNNNNNNNNNNNNNNNNNNNNNNNNNNNNNNNNNNNNNNNNNNNNNNNNNNNNNNNNNNNNNNNNNNNNNNNNNNNNNNNNNNNNNNNNNNNNNNNNNNNNNNNNNNttattagaatttattatttttggttagtaattaatcaataatatttaaaaatatagactaaaaatatattattaaattattagattatagaaattaaactaataattaaaaatattgacaaaaaatattaaattctacttaccttttaatttttttcagttATATAAAGAAGTTGTTATTAAGCAGTTGAATTTATTTATAATTGAAATAGTTTTTAGAGAATCGTAGTTTTTTTAATCTTTTCGATTCTTTttgttaatttcaaaatcttttaagaTCTATTCTAATGGCTAACTCTTTTCTTAATAAAATATTTGTATATTCTCAAATGAAGTAGAATAATGTTACTTTAGGATAAATATTATGATTTGACTAAAACGAAAATAACATTTTAGTTCAATCAATCTCTTTCATATTTGTTTTAGTTAGTATCTAACTCTTCTCTTAATTACTTATTAATATTCTCACATAaagtaaaataatattattttagaataaaatattatgatttGACAATAAAAAAAGGTGCCATTTTACTTTCAAAgtttaacaaattaaaatataacacTCCAAATGtcattttttattgatttatcaTAACTATACTCTATTATGACATATAAAAATGCTACTTTAAAAGATTTtcgaatataataaaaaattaattcaaagTAAGCAAtccaaaattatcttattttatattttttaattattaaatttgtgGTAGAAAAAGGTACTTTTCATGTAATTAGCATCTATGCATTATAAGTGAGTTCGGATGAGCAACACAaaataaggttttgggaggatctagagagtttggtctaAGATATATTTTCGggagataaatttttttttttaggagAAAATTTAAATGGTCATATTAGAAAAGAAGTGACTGGGTATAGAAGTATTCATAGAGGCCATGGTTTTGGGGTAGTCAAtaccgagggtaaaactattttcgACTTTTtctcaacctttgatcttctcatcgcaaatacatgttttaaaaaaggagacgaacatcttataacctataagagtggcacaacaagctctcaaatcgacttcttgttgaggagagtcgacgaaaattttgcattaattgtaaaattattccggaagagagtttaacaacacaacataggatgcTCGTAATGAATTTTCATATTGAGCAAAAGTTGAGAAAAAGgaatcatacgaagaacccaatgACGAGGTGGtagcggatgaaaggtgaggaacaaagaaacttcctaagacgggtaggagaagagacAAAGTTGGATGGAAATGGAAGCGCGGAGGAGATGTGAAGGGAGATGGcaaaagttattagaagaacagcaaaagaaagttttggtgaatctaaagggatgggaccaagagacaaggagtcctggtggtggaatgcgagtgtacaagaaaagataaaggtaAAAAGGGAATGCTTTAAGGAGTAATCTTTGTGCTGCAATAcagataattgaaaaaaatataaggcagctaagaaagagacaaaagtggatGTAAGTGAAGAAAGAACAAGAACATatggtctctaccagtctttaggcatgaagaaaggagaaaaaggtatatatagaatcgtaaagagccgtgaaagaagaacgagagatttgaataatgttaagtgcataaaggataaagacAGAGAGGTTTTGGCTCAAGAaaagaagattaatgaaaggtggaagagctacttctacgagttatttaatgaaggatAGAAGACTCTTCTggccttggtcggttatgcacgagggaagaagatcaaaacttcaactactatcgaaggattcgagactttgaggtaaaagaggctctaaagcggaTGGAAAATGACAAGGCAGTAGGACCCGATAATATTCCGATTGAAGTTTGAAAGGGCCTTGGAGAGAAAGGTATTagttggttaaccaagctttttaatgagattttaaggtcaaagaagattcCAAATAattggagaaagagcaccttagTACCTATTTACAAGAATAATAAAGAGGATATAAAAagttgcggaaactatagagggatcaaactcatgagccataccatgaagttatggaaaAATGTGATAAAACGGAGGTTGAGACAAgtgacacaagtaacagagaatcaATTTAGttttatgccaggcagatctaccactgaagcgatatacctgttaagaatgatgatggagaggtatcataGTAATAAAAGGAATCTACATATATGGTGTTTATTAATTTGGAAAAAGCATATTATAGAGTGCCAAGAGAAGTCTTATTGAAGATTTTAGAAAGGAAGAGaataaggatcgcatatattcgtgcaattaaagacatataTGATGGggctacaactagtgtgaagactcaagatggtgtgacagagaaattttctattggtataggattacaccaaggatcatccttaagttcataccttttcacattagtcttggaagtactcacaaagAATATCCAAGAGCTTAtgtcatggtgcatgctttttacCGATGATATCGTTCTTATGGGAGAGTCaatggaagacctaaataagaagttagatttatggagagaagctctagaagtgtaaaGTCTGCGCATAAGCCTTAGCAAGACGGagtatatggaatgtaagttcgccAGTCGAAGGGGAGATCCTAATACAGAGGTGAAGATTGAAGAAAACATCttatgaaaagttaaaagttttaagtatcttgggtgtatCATATAGGATTATAGAGAGATTAAAtatgatgtaaatcataggatccaaacaGGTTGGTTAAAATGTGGTGGAGTACGTCTGGTTTTATATATGACAAAAAAgtgtctttaaaacttaaaggtaaagtCTCGCACTACTATCAGACTGGttatgctttatggtacagagtgttgggcggccaaagaggagcacgaacataagttaagtgtgataaaaatgaagatgttgagatggatgagtgggcCATATGcgattggatagaataaggaacgaatacataagagagagagttggagtagtatCTATTGTGGAAAAGATGATAGAATCGCATCTCAAGTGGTTTCGACAtatgagaagaagaccgacagagcACCCAGTcaagagggtggatgagatggaagatagaCAAGAGGTGAAAGGCAGAAGAAGATTTAGGAATTCCATTCATGAAGTGGTCaaatgagatctacatgtaaaggtctctctgtagacatgatacatgatagagctCAATGACGTTGTTTGATTTATGTAGCCGAGCCCATCTAGTAGGATAAGGCTTTGTTTGATTTATGTAGTCGAGCCCATCTAGTAGGACAAGActttgttattattgttgttgttgtattacTTANTTTtcttaaaaacaaaaaacaagatCTATTTTAGATACGGCTTAATTTAATAAGAATAGGTAGAGGAAAAGAGTGATGTATACCTGTATGAGCCATTCTGACATACAATTCCTGTCCTCCATCAGAAAGTCTCAGATCAAAAAGATCACCGTACCAAATAACACAGCCACTACCACCACTCGCATTTAACGTCGTATAAGCCGTACAAGAGCAATTCCCCATGCATTTGGATTCACAATCCTCAAGCTTCATATTTCTATCAACCCAAGAATGCGTAGTATCCGGCAATTTCAACCCAGAAATCTTCCGAAACCCATCTTTACCTTTCACCTTACAACTCCACGGGTCACTCCGCACGCAACCCTGTGTGTAATCGAGTGTATCCCAACCCTGTTGGGATTTGGGTTCGAATCCTTCCAAACAGTCACAATTGGGTGAGTGATTCGAAATGCAATACCCGAATGGGCCGCAAGTATTGTAATAATCGCAAGAATCTCCGGGCACTGTTTGGAAGGGCTTCCATTTGTTCTCTTCTTGAACCCACACGATTCGTTGACGAACGTTTAGGGTTTGGTTTACAAAAGTGATTGTAATCATGGAAGTGCCTTGTATGAGAGTGTATGAGTAGTAGACCTCGCTTGTGGTGTTCACCATGTTTTGAATAACCAGTTGAGTGCCTCTCCATAAGGGTGCTCCACTGAATCCAAGCCCCACCCAAGGTCCACTCCTGTGGTACTTCTCTGACCCTTTCCACAGCACCTGAGTTGCAACCATAACTTTCATTTAGTTAGAGGAATTTAGATCTCTGTAGCCACCAAGTTAGTAAACTGGGTCATGAAATGTATGTTCTATATATGATCTTAATTGAAGAGTGATTCACTTTCACTTTActactttattaatttttttatgttagaAGATGTTGATCCAAGTTAGAGAATAAAATATCAATTCTGTTATGTTATCAACAACCCATTTCtgtcaactcttatttataactatGTTTAATGAAAGTATTTTTGTAGATGTGTCtgataaaaatgtctttttttatgattgagtctaataaaaatatctttatagatatattttttttatgtgtcTCTTTATACATAATTATTGTTGACAATAACTATTAttagtaccctatacttttccataaaaTATATATAGTTTTAGAATATTTTTGTTGTGTGATAGGTGCTTTATCCATAAaatatatatagttttaaaacatttttgttGTATGATAGGTGCTTTATGAGGAAGTAATATGAGAATGTANNNNNNNNNNATTGGGCTCCCTAATATTACTCTTTTAATAATTAAGTCTAAGTTAGTTTAATAACTCATTAGTCCAAAACTATTTCAACAAAAAAACCATTCACATTATGTAAGCATGAATCATGTATGCATTTTCTAATTTCTATAACTACTTCCTCGTTCCATCCTGGTTTGGTGTTACAGATAGGTTCATTAATGGTGTTTAGAAGATCCTTTAATTATTGAGTAtggacaaattaaaataaaaaaaaaaattgtgttgaccttcaaaatatatttatatgtttttcttcaaaatttatgTGTTTATGGTAAACATATTTCTgcatttaattgatttttttttttttgtatttcaccaagaaaaaagaaaaattaccaaaaaattgataaagaaaaaaaaattattacatcaCCTTAGTTTAATATATTATTCTCCCTAAAGGCCTAAATTATTCTTTCCTACACATTtttcacataatcatcatatttTGGAGTGAGATCATACGAAGTGTATTTTCCTTAATTATTATAGTTACAGTTTAccttaaaaaaattgttttttagtaaaaaaaatttgtgtttatttttgttatttaagtcttttttccttcttattttttttattttttttaataaattaaaaaaaacacataaaaaaGAGAAGGTGAAAGTGAAGAAAGAGAAGGATAGTtaagagaaagaaacaaataaagaagaatgaagagattGATGATGAGATATAAAGGAGGgtggagaaaaaagaaaataaaaaaagagcagAGAAGATGGAGAAGACTACGAAAAATTTGAGtaaagagaaaaatatatatgATTAAAGATATTTAATTGGAGTTggtttataaatatttttgagAGTAATGTGATAAATAAATTTTAAGGATTTATTTTTTGGATAGATTAATCTCTAAAAAAAAgtatcaattttttaaaataatagatGTGGATACACATTACAAGAAACACCATTAAAATTGACAGCTAAATCGATCGACGGCGAAAGTTGTCGCTTTTAAATGTGTCGATTTTTTAAATATCTAATAAAATCGATGGCTTGTCATATTAtcgataaatttttaataaaattgacAACTACTTTGTTGATAATATGAATTTAAGATTTTTACATATTTAATAAAAAAGACActttaattgttgataatattatCTAAAATCGACGACATATTTGtcgatatttaatttattaaaattgacaCATTAGCTGTCGATTTAATTATTGAAGTACCGATCGACAAGTTCTTCGTCTATATTAGATTAAAAAAGCGACATCATTGCCATCCTTTTTTTGTCTATAATTAAAAAA is a genomic window of Arachis ipaensis cultivar K30076 chromosome B06, Araip1.1, whole genome shotgun sequence containing:
- the LOC107604975 gene encoding G-type lectin S-receptor-like serine/threonine-protein kinase At4g27290, encoding MTILPILLFTLSFLFFHQISSANDTITQSAPLHDDGSTITSKSGTFELSFFNPGSSTNRYIGIWYKKISVRRVVWVANRDDPIKDNSVVLRISKEGNLVLLAKNQTVVWSANSTTKATKNPVAQLLDSGNLVVRDDSEDEERLLWQSFDYPCDTLLPGMKLGYDLKSGLERKLTAWKNWDDPSTGNLSWAMELTSDPELVLWKGSEKYHRSGPWVGLGFSGAPLWRGTQLVIQNMVNTTSEVYYSYTLIQGTSMITITFVNQTLNVRQRIVWVQEENKWKPFQTVPGDSCDYYNTCGPFGYCISNHSPNCDCLEGFEPKSQQGWDTLDYTQGCVRSDPWSCKVKGKDGFRKISGLKLPDTTHSWVDRNMKLEDCESKCMGNCSCTAYTTLNASGGSGCVIWYGDLFDLRLSDGGQELYVRMAHTDSKKKTIVLALSITLPIVLCALLLIFCVYYRIRKKRQEKTMPEENKEERTQEDLELPIYDLDTIVKATNNFSIDNKIGEGGYGPVYKGALATGQEIAVKRLSGSSTQGMIEFKNEVILCAKLQHRNLVRVLGCCIEGDEKMLVYEYMSNNSLDLFLFDPTQSKILDWSKRFDIICAVARGLLYLHQDSRLRIIHRDLKASNILLDQNMNAKISDFGMARLRRGDQDEGNTNRIVGTYGYMAPEYAIDGLFSTKSDVFSFGILLLEIISGKKNKGLTYSGNTYNLMAHAWRLWNEGNLNELIDECLRDSSSFIVPTEMFRCIHIGLLCLQRHPDDRPTITSVVKMLNNENTLPQPKEPGFLIHEVSTDRERRDTTSSINEASVSLLKPR